One genomic segment of Brachionichthys hirsutus isolate HB-005 chromosome 13, CSIRO-AGI_Bhir_v1, whole genome shotgun sequence includes these proteins:
- the LOC137903353 gene encoding zinc finger protein ZFP2-like, whose amino-acid sequence MCAVQLLRVSVHERIRAAAEDVLLRLQEEEFAAAVPALRPLLTERLAAAAEEIVALLEEAVAGYKDRVQREEREVSRQRRLLDAVLKPEVKLDRAESFRSHAGLRPPAGAPDGNQPEAAGGGGHVPAPLTRCSPSPGSLPPASPNGEDNPDSDWTEDNQPVCGRALRGKGFLLKHVLRLCAGDPERRCGFCGERLDSADELAAHLRTHRETSKTCSFCGKAFRSILAQELHARLHTGERPFSCAVCGKTFRQKGNLNSHLRVHAAEKPFKCKECGRSFCQVASLERHEREHGGVGVHACSVCGLPFRKQRSLQRHLATHQKEDKPKRRREPAPSYRCKVCGDAFDKRTLLMKHVELHLQDPGCSCGLCGYHYESTSSLAAHLHSHSDIGHTCHVCGKGFPAQAALEMHLRIHTGEKPYACSFCGKAFNQSGNLKTHLKIHTGEKAFCCSLCGKGFTQKQTLSTHVRFHNKERRFLCQVCGKGFMQDVDLKRHILIHTGEKPYSCRVCGKSFQAKRSLNGHLKVHETGEGGPEPDQSPERPRTDALCSD is encoded by the exons AtgtgcgccgtgcagctgctgCGGGTCTCGGTGCACGAGCGGATCCGCGCCGCCGCTGAAGACGTTCTGCTGCGGCTGCAGGAAGAAGAATTTGCCGCCGCCGTCCCGGCGCTGAGGCCGCTGCTCACCGAGCGGCTAGCGGCGGCTGCGGAGGAGATCGTCGCCTTGCTGGAGGAGGCCGTGGCGGGGTACAAGGACAGGGTgcagcgggaggagcgggaggtcTCCCGCCAGAGGAGGCTGCTCGACGCGGTGCTGAAGCCGGAGGTGAAGCTGGACCGAGCGG AGTCTTTCCGGAGCCACGCGGGCCTCCGGCCTCCAGCCGGCGCTCCGGACGGGAACCAGCCGGAGGCCGCGGGGGGCGGCGGCCATGTTCCCGCCCCCCTGACGCGCTGCTCTCCCTCGCCCGGCTCCCTTCCACCGGCCTCGCCAAACGGCGAGGACAATCCTGACAGCGACTGGACGGAGGACAATCAGCCC GTGTGCGGCCGCGCCCTGCGGGGGAAGGGCTTCCTGCTCAAACACGTCCTCCGGCTTTGCGCCGGAGACCCAGAGCGCCGCTGCGGCTTCTGCGGCGAGCGTTTGGACTCCGCAGACGAGCTGGCGGCTCACCTGCGGACGCACCGGGAGACGAGTAAGACCTGCTCCTTCTGCGGGAAGGCCTTCCGATCCATCCTGGCACAGGAGCTGCACGCCAGGCTGCACACCGGGGAGAGACCCTTCAGCTGCGCCGTCTGCGGGAAGACGTTCCGGCAGAAGGGAAACCTGAACTCGCACCTTCGCGTCCACGCCGCCGAAAAGCCCTTCAAGTGTAAGGAGTGCGGCCGCTCGTTCTGCCAGGTGGCGTCTCTGGAGCGGCACGAGCGGGAGCACGGCGGGGTCGGCGTGCACGCCTGCAGCGTCTGCGGCCTGCCCTTCAGGAAGCAGCGCAgcctgcagcgccacctggcGACGCATCAGAAGGAGGACAAGCCAAAGAGACGGCGCGAGCCGGCGCCGTCGTACCGCTGCAAAGTGTGCGGCGACGCCTTCGACAAGAGAACCCTGTTGATGAAGCACGTAgagctccacctgcaggaccCAGGCTGCTCCTGCGGCCTCTGTGGGTACCACTACGAGTCCACCAGCAGCCTCGCGGCTCACCTGCACTCCCACAGCGACATCGGCCACACCTGCCACGTCTGCGGGAAGGGCTTCCCGGCGCAGGCCGCGCTGGAGATGCACCTGAGGATCCACACCGGGGAGAAGCCGTACGCCTGCAGCTTCTGTGGGAAGGCCTTCAACCAGAGCGGGAACCTGAAGACGCACCTGAAGATCCACACGGGCGAGAAGGccttctgctgcagcctctgtggGAAGGGCTTCACCCAGAAGCAGACTCTGTCCACGCACGTGCGCTTCCACAACAAGGAGCGGCGCTTCCTGTGCCAGGTGTGCGGGAAGGGCTTCATGCAGGACGTGGACCTGAAGAGACACATCCTGATCCACACCGGAGAGAAACCGTACAGCTGCAGGGTCTGTGGGAAGAGCTTCCAGGCCAAACGGTCTCTTAACGGGCACCTCAAAGTCCACGAGACGGGGGAGGGGGGCCCGGAGCCGGATCAGAGCCCAGAGCGGCCCAGGACGGACGCTTTGTGTTCAGACTAA
- the npr1a gene encoding atrial natriuretic peptide receptor 1, with amino-acid sequence MRSWWPRLFLLIQVTERSLATGNATPALQEVTLAAILPLTNTDYAWAWPRVAPALRRAVHRVNADPSLLPGLKLRLVHGTSENREGFCSDSMAPLVAVDLKLSHDPWAFIGPGCDYSSSPVARFTTHWDVPMVTAGARAIGFGLYGAVTNTGPTHRKLGEFGMKIQETFGWREQVLLVFSDSKDANDDQPCYFTVEGLYALLGDHNITIRDHVIEANSINYKMVVQEIRNNGRVVYLCCSWDIFRTLMVQFWVEGVPLEDYVFFFIDLFAEGLGGQRPVRPWFRGDQNDGAARHAFRSVKVLSYLQPQNPEYHQFVETLKMDAKKMFNFTITDTLYNLIAGGFHDGVMLYSLALNETLSEQRPGPGPGPGPGPGGVQRPSGDAVTKRMWDRAFPGVMGPLEMDQAGDRQTDFAMWDMTDVESGEFQVVCVYNSSMKQLVMQNGRSFQWPGGSPPPDIPECGFKNDNPACVARTVTMHQMVAIVICFLFILIVTVTVFIYRKLKLESELAAQLWRVSWDDVQISNMDKVLRRACSRLTSSLRGSICASLMTVEGNVQIYTKTGYYKGNLAAIKYINKKRIELTRKVLFELKHMRDVQNEHLTRFIGSCIDPPNMCIITEYCPRGSLQDLMESDSITLDWMFRYSLINDIVKGMSFLHNSVIVSHGNLKSSNCVVDGRFVLKITDYGLQSLRTASGPEDTHAYYARKLWTSPELLREDCPPPCGTQKGDVYSFGVILQEVALLRGVFYLDSHTLTTKEIIQAIRQGGAPPLRPSLCSHSHSEELGVLMRHCWSEEPNERPDFSTIKILLRKQHRGYGSNILDNLLSRMEQYTNNLEELVEERTQAYHEEKRKAETLLYQILPHLVAEQLKRGETVQAEAFDSVTIYFSDIVGFTALSAESTPLQVVTLLNDLYTCFDDIIDNFDVYKVETIGDAYMVVSGLPVRNGKLHAREVAHMSLSLLDAVKTFRIRHRANQQLSLRIGIHSGPVCAGVVGLKMPRYCLFGDTVNTASRMESNGEALKIHVSEATCQVLQEFGCFQLEFRGEVEMKGKGCMKTYWLLGKRDANPQRQDPPTPL; translated from the exons ATGCGGTCCTGGTGGCCACGCCTCTTCCTGCTCATTCAGGTGACTGAGCGCTCTCTCGCCACGGGCAACGCCACACCGGCTCTTCAGGAGGTGACTCTGGCGGCCATTTTGCCTCTGACTAACACCGACTACGCGTGGGCGTGGCCTCGCGTGGCGCCGGCGCTGCGCCGGGCGGTGCATCGGGTGAACGCGGACCCGTCTCTGCTGCCGGGCCTGAAGCTCCGGCTGGTCCACGGCACCTCGGAGAACCGCGAGGGCTTCTGCTCGGACTCCATGGCGCCCCTGGTGGCGGTCGACCTCAAGCTGTCCCACGACCCCTGGGCCTTCATCGGCCCCGGCTGCGACTACTCCTCCTCACCCGTGGCCCGCTTCACCACTCACTGGGACGTTCCCATGGTAACGGCGGGTGCCCGCGCCATTGGCTTCGGGCTCTACGGGGCGGTCACCAACACAGGCCCCACCCACAGGAAGCTGGGCGAGTTCGGCATGAAGATCCAGGAGACGTTCGGCTGGCGGGAGCAAGTCCTGCTCGTGTTCAGCGACAGCAAGGACGCCAACGACGACCAGCCGTGCTACTTCACCGTGGAGGGCCTGTACGCGTTGCTAGGCGACCACAACATCACCATCCGCGACCACGTCATCGAGGCCAACAGCATCAACTACAAGATGGTCGTCCAGGAGATCCGCAACAACGGCCGAG TCGTCTACCTGTGCTGCTCTTGGGACATCTTCAGGACTCTGATGGTCCAGTTCTGGGTGGAGGGGGTCCCGTTGGAGGACTACGTCTTCTTCTTCATCGATCTCTTTGCTGAGGGTTTGGGGGGGCAGCGTCCCGTCAGGCCGTGGTTCAGAGGAGACCAGAACGATGGCGCCGCCCGCCACGCCTTCAGG AGTGTCAAGGTGCTGTCCTACCTGCAGCCTCAGAATCCAGAGTATCATCAGTTTGTTGAAACTCTAAAGATGGACGCCAAGAAGATGTTCAACTTCACCATCACCGATACTCTg TATAACCTGATCGCCGGCGGTTTCCATGACGGCGTGATGTTGTACTCGCTGGCTCTGAACGAGACGCTGAGCGAGCAgagaccgggaccgggaccgggaccgggaccgggacccgGCGGAGTCCAGCGGCCCAGCGGAGACGCGGTGACCAAGAGGATGTGGGACCGGGCCTTCCCAG GCGTGATGGGCCCGCTGGAGATGGACCAGGCCGGGGACAGGCAGACGGACTTCGCCATGTGGGACATGACGGACGTGGAGTCCGGAGAGTTCCAG gtggtgtgtgtgtacaacAGCAGTATGAAACAGCTGGTCATGCAGAATGGGCGGAGCTTCCAATGGCCGGGTGGTTCTCCACCTCCAGACATCCCAGAGTGTGGCTTCAAGAACGATAACCCTGCCTGCGTTGCAC GTACAGTCACAATGCACCAGATGGTTGCCATAGTGatctgcttcctcttcatcctcattgTTACCGTGACAGTCTTTATctacag GAAGTTGAAGCTGGAGAGCGAGCTGGCGGCGCAGTTGTGGAGGGTTTCCTGGGACGACGTTCAGATAAGCAACATGGACAAAGTCCTGAGGAGAGCCTGCAGCAGACTTACCTCGTCTCTG AGAGGATCCATCTGTGCCTCTCTGATGACGGTGGAGGGAAACGTCCAGATCTACACCAAGACCGGTTACTACAAG GGAAACCTGGCAGCCATCAAGTATATCAACAAGAAACGCATTGAACTGACGAGGAAGGTTCTGTTTGAACTAAAACAT ATGCGAGATGTTCAGAATGAGCACCTGACTCGCTTCATTGGAAGCTGCATTGATCCTCCAAACATGTGCATCATCACGGAGTACTGCCCCAGAGGCAGCCTGCAG GACCTGATGGAGAGCGACAGCATCACTCTGGATTGGATGTTCAGATACTCTCTCATCAATGACATCGTTAAG GGCATGTCGTTCCTCCACAACAGCGTCATCGTCTCCCACGGCAACCTGAAATCGTCCAACTGTGTGGTGGACGGTCGCTTCGTCCTGAAGATTACCGACTACGGTCTGCAGAGTCTCCGAACCGCCAGCGGTCCTGAAGACACGCACGCCTACTACGCAC GTAAGCTGTGGACGTCCCCAGAGCTGCTGAGGGAAGACTGTCCCCCCCCCTGTGGGACTCAGAAGGGAGACGTGTACAGCTTCGGGGTCATCCTCCAGGAGGTGGCGCTGCTGAGAGGAGTTTTCTACCTGGACTCTCACACCTTGACCACGAAAG aGATCATCCAGGCCATACGTCAGggcggtgccccccccctccgcccctccctctgctcccaCAGTCACAGCGAGGAGCTGGGAGTCCTGATGCGGCACTGCTGGAGCGAGGAACCCAATGAGCGCCCCGACTTCAGCACCATCAAGATCCTGCTGAGGAAGCAGCACCG GGGCTACGGGTCCAACATCCTGGACAACCTGCTGTCCCGCATGGAGCAGTACAcgaacaacctggaggagctggtggaggagcGGACGCAGGCGTACcacgaggagaagaggaaggcggAGACGCTGCTGTACCAGATACTACCACA TTTGGTGGCGGAGCAGCTGAAACGGGGAGAAACGGTTCAGGCTGAAGCTTTTGACTCCGTTACGATCTACTTCAGTGACATCGTCGGTTTCACGGCCCTGTCTGCTGAGAGTACACCACTACAG GTCGTGACCCTGCTGAATGATCTCTACACCTGcttcgatgacatcatcgataACTTTGACGTGTACAAG gTGGAAACCATCGGCGACGCCTACATGGTGGTGTCCGGTCTGCCGGTGAGGAACGGGAAGCTCCACGCACGGGAGGTGGCCCacatgtctctgtccctgctggACGCTGTCAAGACCTTCAGGATCCGACAcagagccaatcagcagctgtcGTTACGCATTGGCATCCACagtg GTCCAGTGTGTGCAGGAGTGGTCGGGCTGAAGATGCCCAGGTACTGCCTGTTTGGAGACACGGTCAACACGGCGTCACGCATGGAGTCCAACGGCGAGg CTCTGAAGATCCACGTGTCGGAGGCGACCTGTCAGGTCCTGCAGGAGTTCGGCTGCTTCCAGCTGGAGTTCAGAGGAGAGGTCGAGATGAAAGGCAAAGGATGCATGAAGACGTACTGGTTACTGGGAAAGCGTGATGCCAACCCACAGAGGCAGGACCCGCCCACTCCCCTCTGA